A region of Streptomyces sp. WMMC500 DNA encodes the following proteins:
- the ilvA gene encoding threonine ammonia-lyase produces MSAAAAGAVSLDDVRDAQDILAGISRITALEGSRFLSRLVDAPVHLKCENLQRTGSFKLRGAYVRIAGLGEGQRARGVVAASAGNHAQGVALAASLLGVRSTVFMPVGAPLPKVAATLDYGADVRLHGQVVDETLEAAESYAAAAGAVLIHPFDHPDVVAGQGTVGLEVLEQCPEVSTIVVGIGGGGLAAGIAVAVKAVRPDVRIIGVQAEEAAAYPPSLAAGRPVALESFGTMADGIQVGKPGDVPFKIIGDHVDEVRTVSEDALSAAVLLCLERAKLVVEPAGAAPVAALLSDPGAFGGGPVVAVLSGGNVDPLLVQRILRHGMAAAGRYLSLRLRVTDRPGVLATLLGVLSEADANVLDVSHVRTDPRLGLTEAEVELQLETKGREHCERVLAALRKAGYTVTA; encoded by the coding sequence ATGAGCGCAGCCGCGGCCGGGGCCGTCAGTCTGGACGACGTACGCGACGCACAGGACATCCTCGCCGGCATCTCGCGGATCACCGCGCTGGAGGGCAGCAGGTTCCTCTCCCGGCTGGTCGACGCGCCGGTCCATCTGAAATGCGAGAACCTGCAGCGCACCGGCTCTTTCAAGCTCCGCGGCGCGTACGTGCGCATCGCCGGTCTCGGCGAGGGCCAGCGCGCCCGCGGGGTGGTCGCCGCCAGCGCCGGGAACCACGCGCAGGGAGTCGCCCTGGCCGCGTCGCTGCTGGGCGTGCGCTCGACGGTCTTCATGCCGGTCGGCGCCCCGCTGCCCAAGGTGGCCGCGACGCTCGACTACGGCGCGGACGTGCGGCTGCACGGGCAGGTCGTCGACGAGACGCTGGAGGCGGCGGAGTCGTACGCGGCGGCGGCCGGTGCCGTCCTCATCCACCCCTTCGACCACCCCGACGTGGTCGCGGGCCAGGGCACGGTCGGCCTGGAGGTGCTGGAGCAGTGCCCGGAGGTGTCGACGATCGTGGTGGGGATCGGCGGCGGCGGCCTGGCGGCCGGGATCGCGGTGGCGGTGAAGGCGGTGCGGCCCGACGTGCGCATCATCGGCGTGCAGGCGGAGGAGGCGGCGGCGTACCCCCCGTCGCTCGCGGCCGGGCGGCCGGTGGCGCTGGAGTCGTTCGGGACGATGGCGGACGGCATCCAGGTCGGCAAGCCGGGCGACGTCCCCTTCAAAATCATTGGCGACCACGTGGACGAAGTGCGTACCGTCTCCGAGGACGCGCTGTCCGCCGCGGTACTGCTGTGCCTTGAGCGGGCGAAGCTGGTCGTCGAGCCGGCCGGAGCGGCTCCGGTCGCCGCGCTGCTGTCCGACCCGGGGGCCTTCGGGGGCGGTCCGGTGGTGGCGGTGCTCTCCGGCGGGAACGTCGATCCGCTGCTCGTCCAGCGCATTCTGCGGCACGGCATGGCGGCTGCGGGCAGGTACCTGTCGCTGCGGCTGCGCGTGACCGACCGGCCGGGGGTGCTCGCGACGCTGCTGGGGGTGTTGTCAGAGGCGGACGCTAACGTCCTCGACGTGAGTCACGTGCGGACGGACCCGCGCCTCGGGCTCA
- a CDS encoding MarR family transcriptional regulator, producing the protein MPSPPSPTDTPAVPDLLNDLQHQLAVFARRAEQTRLAGAGQMRNSMDRAAYLLLNRLEQHGPTGVKALAAGMGIDSSTVTRQVAPLVDGELVKRATHPEDGRAVVLELTPLGRARLHEVQGSRRELVARLTSDWTPDERAVFCTLLTRFNASVSQAHAGQQEDRQAGRQDGDGQEPGSGDGDGLGGPRDGGGQGGRVLPES; encoded by the coding sequence ATGCCCTCCCCCCCTTCTCCCACCGACACCCCCGCAGTGCCCGACCTGCTGAACGACCTGCAGCATCAGTTGGCCGTCTTCGCCCGCCGCGCCGAGCAGACGCGTCTCGCCGGGGCCGGGCAGATGCGCAACTCGATGGACCGCGCCGCCTACCTGCTGCTCAACCGCCTGGAGCAGCACGGCCCCACGGGCGTCAAGGCCCTCGCCGCCGGCATGGGCATCGACTCCTCGACCGTCACCCGGCAGGTCGCACCGCTCGTCGACGGCGAGTTGGTCAAGCGCGCCACGCACCCCGAGGACGGCCGCGCCGTCGTGCTGGAGCTGACGCCGCTCGGCCGGGCGCGGCTGCACGAGGTGCAGGGTTCGCGGCGCGAGCTGGTCGCGCGGCTGACCTCCGACTGGACGCCGGACGAGCGGGCCGTGTTCTGCACGCTGCTCACGCGGTTCAACGCCTCGGTCTCGCAGGCCCACGCCGGGCAGCAGGAGGACCGGCAGGCCGGCCGCCAGGACGGGGACGGGCAGGAACCGGGGAGCGGGGACGGGGACGGTCTGGGCGGCCCGCGGGACGGCGGCGGCCAGGGAGGCCGGGTGCTTCCGGAGTCTTGA
- a CDS encoding sigma factor-like helix-turn-helix DNA-binding protein: MRQRRSAQRRRRALEFETFCAGAAGRLLHVAQLLTAEPPDAAPQAERLLTRALARTYARWDRLRGEDPYETARQQLVSRYAQTAWRYRRTSGGLLDRLSPQERLVLVLRMSEGVAEEQTAAALGLPPERVHQILLRSSAAMLSRHTPAPGRTRPEVATP, encoded by the coding sequence GTGCGTCAGCGGCGCTCGGCACAACGGCGCCGCCGTGCCCTGGAGTTCGAGACCTTCTGCGCGGGCGCGGCTGGCCGGCTGCTGCATGTCGCCCAACTGCTCACCGCCGAGCCGCCGGACGCCGCCCCGCAGGCCGAACGGCTGCTGACCCGGGCCCTGGCCCGTACGTACGCCCGCTGGGACCGGCTGCGCGGCGAGGATCCGTACGAGACGGCCCGGCAGCAGCTCGTCTCCCGCTACGCGCAGACCGCCTGGCGCTACCGCCGCACGTCCGGCGGCCTGCTCGACCGGCTCTCGCCGCAGGAGCGGCTGGTGCTCGTGCTGCGGATGTCCGAAGGCGTCGCCGAGGAGCAGACCGCGGCCGCGCTCGGGCTGCCGCCCGAGCGGGTCCACCAGATACTGCTGCGGTCCAGCGCCGCCATGCTCAGCCGGCACACCCCGGCCCCGGGACGTACGCGACCGGAGGTGGCGACGCCATGA